Genomic segment of Odontesthes bonariensis isolate fOdoBon6 chromosome 10, fOdoBon6.hap1, whole genome shotgun sequence:
GCATTCATGTATTGAGATGTTATTACAAGGCTTTAAAAACCGTGCGTGTCACTGAGTTGTCGTCATTGTGTGGTTTGCGCTTTAGGAAGTGCAATTGAGATCCTGAAAGAGTGGAATGTCACAGGCAAGAAGAAGGTAAGCCtgaatgaaaaatgtctttcagtCGTCATATTCACgtcattttcagttttgaaaTGCTCTCGTACTTCTTCATATTCAAAATACCTTCCATTGATTGAAACTGTGGTTGGATACAGTTTTGTAATGTAAACATTGTTGTCAAAACTTGGGTGTCAGCTTCAGTTTGACTCTTTGCATTCCTGCACACACTGAATTGATCAATGTCAGTATAGCGATTTGTTCTCGTGATAAAGTGCAAAGGTGCTTGACACTGATATCTTTGTCCAGcccaagaagaaaaagaagcctAAGCCTCAGCCAGAGGCCTCTGCGGAGCCTGCCCAACCAGAGACCACAGTGCCAGAGGAAGGCAAGGATGAAATTAACGGCTTTCATGCCAACGGATCAGTAATGGATGGAGAGTCACTTGATTCCTTGAGTGAACAGTTGGACTCTGCTTCCTTGGATGCAGCTGAGCTGGACTCTGAACCCGCTACATCCGAAACCCCTGGTAAACAGATCTATAGTTAAAATGCGATCAATGATGAGCAAAAGAAGATGTCGAGGATTGGAGGATGGGTTGATTGCcacttatttatcatttttttcttacattaaGGATAACTTTATGACTAACTTGTCTCCTCACAGGTGCAGAAGCTGAAAGTCGGGGTAGTGCTCCAAGTCCTGCTTCTCAGCAGGGAAGGAGGAGTCACCAGGGTCCAAGAGGCAACAAGTCCAGACACAGGCCAGGCTCAAATTCACATCCCTCTACCTCCTCATTAGCACCCGCCACTGATGAGCAAGGATCATCGGGTGCAAAGAAGATGGGTTAGACACACCTTTTATCTCTCATATCATCTTTTCCTTTTGTGTAGTTTACAGTAAACATACAACAGATTGATGATACTCTTAGAGCCCCCACCTGGGCCCAGGTAACCGGAGACAAAGTATGTCTTTGCAGTTCCTCACAGATTTTGTTCTTAAACTTGCACACACCCAAGGCGTCCCAGAGACACGCTTATCAATGCCACTTTAAATGTCTTCTCCCCAGCTACCAACATTGACCGCTCTGTGAAGGACCTGCAGAGGTGCACTGCCTCCCTGACCCGCTACAGGATGGTGGTCAAGGAGGAGATGGACTCCTCGATCAAGCTGATGAAGCGGACGTTTGCTGAGCTCCAGAGCTGGTATGTAGGTTTTTATTTAAACCTCTCTCCAGTCACGGCTCGAGCTCAATGTTGAGATCAGCACCCCAGACTAACTTTCTCCATCTGCAGCACTGGGCCTCTCTTAAAAATCAGAGCATGGCTCAAATCGACTTTTAAGCAACACTGTCacacatattttttttccacactgtGGTGGTCGAGAGAATGAAGGCAGAAGAGAGGGCCAACCAGCGCAGCAACCCAGACACTCCAGCGAGATATTCCCACATCAATTGAATTATTTTCCCAATCTAGCTTGACAGGGCTGACATTGTATTTCAGCTTCCAAGTTCTGGGTGCTTCTGCTCAAAATACACCTTAAAGATACTCTGTCTCTATGGTGTTTGATTGATTTTATGAGGTTGGCTGAGCCATCCCAGTCCTCAACTGAATATCTTGCAATATCATAACCAACTGGAGAAAGAGAAGCCTTGAAGGAAAACCACCACTTTGTCTTGAACAACAAAGTGAGCTTAACGATGTGAATAACCAGGAGCTGCTTatatcgtgtgtgtgtgtatggtaaAGTTAATGAAGGGAGAGACTTTTCTCCTCGACAGCTCTCCTCGCCTAATAAAGATCAGTCAGACGAGTTTGAGGTCAAGTCTGATCAAAATTCTTGTAATATGAGACCCACTGTTGGACATCCGCTGTGTAGTGTGAACACAATAAGAATTCAAAACTCCTCAACACAAGAGAAACGCATTGTGCAGTATGAGCAATGCAATGATCCAATAACACTGAAAGTCTGATGGTCTAAACTTGGTTTAAGTTAATGGCTGATACTTCTCAGTTTTTCAGCATATGtttcaattttaaaaaaactaattaaagctctgattaaagggacactatgtaataaattaagtcatttattagctcaaatcaacatattcattcataaattagtcctcattggtgtaaaattatctctgtcaaaaatctcacttatcctcctgagtgaagaataacttgtctgtatctacatagagcgggcaagctctatggaggctgccatgtccttccggtctatgaaaaacgacgaagtgccgagagggacaaaaagcacttcgaatcgcgctttccccaacgccaggcctgcaagcggaaattacgtcattttgacgtcacgtccgccgaatggcttattactggcgctaatggtaaatagattttatctcataaattatcccactaataatgcattgattgttatcaaaattctgccgtagtacacataggctcttaaaggggcactaggtagcattttcacctaaaattatagccttcaggagtttaccaaaggttaaacaagtcaatagtaagcgaatgaagcttgtctcgctcccaacaggggtctgaaTGCTGAGAATCCCAAATGTAACTTTgccaggagcgacccgcttctgaagtcttgcgatgcgcgagaagagtcgtttgtgtttacggcacttagctaggtactgtatgctagtaGGCTATGTGTTTGCTTGcattgaagagccaacaccaagcgtttcatattctgcctttcacagactgaatatgaaacgttcgatgttggcacttcccatctttgtgaaatttctccaagcgtgatcttgttcatctaccatagtgatctgcgttttagatcgtaaagagacaggttaGCCTGGCCCTtctgatgatggtgctctaattcctcttGAGTTCGAGtagtagcctagcttcagaaatacacggactgacctgattagaataagaatagcattttgatccgaacaagaattgttatctacacatgaaaatggattcaTTTGTTCCGCTatactaccttgtatccctttaactcacaaaacgaggcattagaaagtttgtaagtttaccgggagtttatttaaaagaacatccagatagcaactacacactgctgctaacgctaccgctgcgtcgacgtcacttccggtaactcccggaatatgactaattgcattgtttgcacaccaaaggctatgtcaacttatgttatctgacatgttatctgtcatctgtatttatagtgttgttgcatgtgtgttatgtaatcatttgtactgtgtgtcttgatgtctttttgtttgtatggaccttgagtctgaagccatagcttgaatcttgacacataccgcttgctgtagttcaagaagttgcaacgcacatttgaaaacacgaggcgctagagagcaaattcattcgactttgcaaaataaaattgcaccactagatggggaagaaattacataatgtccctttaaagttaACTTTTACCTTTTGATATACTTTTGGATATGTCTATTCACAGTATTTGCATATAAAAACCAAGTCGACAAAAGATTACCATACATTCAGACACAAACTCACTCACGGCAGTGTACGTTACTTGTGAGATTTAAATACTTCTCAAACTCCCGATGTTTTTTACTTTGGTCTAAACTCTGTAACGGGTTGAGGGTCAGTCAGTGAGACTGCTCCATACACAGGTCCACCCACTGTTCAGGTGTTGAAGGCGCACACATTCATTCTTGAATTGAACGATACTCTGATAAGCATTAATGACGGTGTTGTAAATACAAGAGAAACTTGTTCTGTTTCCTTATCGTGACCCTGCTCATGGGACAGATTGTACAAAAAGAGAACCTCCTGCGAAGGTTCCCTTTTATCCACTCTTTTGCACTTCTCAGTCATTTAAGTTGATTAAGGCAATGAAGTCCAAGCACCATCCAGTGCCAGTGGAGAGGTTCGTGAGCTTAATGACTTGCTGATGAAAActagtttgtatttttttttttttcttcttctccattTCAATCAATCATCAGGatgattattatttttgctGTTTAGATGTGCTTGAAAAGCAAACAGGAATGCACAAATGGGACCTAAGTTCCAAAAGGCAGTGTTATTGCACTTTTCTAGGCTTTACTGTACTATCTGTGAGTcaaagggtgttttttttttttttttttttttccttacctTTGTTCATGTTATGCAACCTTCTGGACCCCTGACTTTTCAGGCTCAGGGAAACGTAAGTCATTGCTTCAGACCACAGATGTGTAGGTTTCCACTGTGGACTAAAATGCCAGATAGATGCAGCAATTGAGTACACTGACTTGGTGCTGTGTGTCTGAGCTGCCGTGCTTATACGGGACAGTGGAGCTacagtgaaaaagaaagagcCGTTCAGTTGGTGACACACAAAAGGGCAACAAAGCACAATCTGTACAGGTTTGTGCGACGGTGTCGGTGATTCTTATTTGAGCTTCAGAACGTAACTATTGTGAAGCCGTCGAACAACTGTCTCTTCTGTCACTTTGTTCCCATGAGCGTTGCACCCTCTCCTCGTTCATTCTCTAGCATACTTCACCAACACAGCTCACCCTGCCTCTCTCCCCACTAATTGAATCGAGCATGAATGGCTGAATTTAAATGCAGTGTGTACATGTAACATCTATTCCTGTTGCACAGTTTGACACGTCTACACATGCCTACTGCTGTTAGTTGCTCTTTGTTGTGTtagtgctgttgttggtcctttagctttgctttgcTGTGAAAAAAGACAGACCTCAAAGTGCGCGAGTCATTGTGATGGAGAAAAACTATGTGTTAAGATAATGACTGTTAATTCAACTGCCATCTCTGTCTATCTTTCCTTTCCATTTGCGCTTCTTTGCTATTAGTGATTTTTGGCACTTTGTCTTTGTTGCAAAATTGGTCGTTGTCTGGCCTTCCCGGCTTTCGCTGGCTTGAAATAACTTCCAACCAACCAGCATTCGATCAGTGCGTAGTATCACCTCTGGAGCCTTCTGTGACCTGTTTGGAGGAGTACACATCTGTCTGTGTTGAAGAAAATTGCCCGAATGCATCTGTGAAATTATAAAGCGTCTCTTAAAGTTAACAGATTTTACCAACTTCAGCTGCAATGCGACTGTCAGATAATGGAGGCTAAGTATACACCAACAtgggtattttgaaaaatggGAGATTCCCTCCTatctatgcaaaaaaaaaaaaaatccatacaAAAAGTACCACAGTGACTACTGACTGTATAGAAACAGGATACAAGTGGTAATACTTGCTTTATCATTgtctaaaaaacatttttactgaCAGTCCAAGCGTATTTGATGTCCTCCCCTCACCTGCTGAACAGGTAATAGTGCAACTGTTCTGACAGCAGTCACTGGTGAGCTCATCATGGTTGTTTTCTGCCCAGTTTGTAGACAAAGCAGCTCACTACAAACACATTTTGTTCTCAATTAACCAATTAGAGCTCTGACCAATTTTTGTTAAGCTGTGGACAATTACAGATGCTTCTGTTTTGGATTGTGTAGGAGTGAACTCTGCCCCCTGTATTCTTCAGTATAGTCTGAGAGTAGCTGAACATTTatgtgcaaacatgtaaaaagTGCTGTTAACAAAGTCGGCATCAGCACGCTGGCATCTTCTGTTGTCATGTGAACCAAAGTGAATTTGGTGCATAATCAGAAATTGGACCACAGAGGTGGCAGCACACAGTTTGACATtagaagagaaaaagcaagtttttttttttttttttttttttttttttatttcattcatatatAAAAGTTAGTCATTGATTGAAAATCATCGCCCTGAGATGAAATGTTCTGTGCTAAAACCACAAAATCAAAGGCACTCTGAAAGGGTTCTACCTCCCTGTCTGGGCAATTTCTGTGGAAAAACATATCTGCCAAGTACTTTGTTTGATACTGTAAGCAGGAGTTTTTTGGATGACATGTCCTTTTTAATAGACAAAATTATGAAAAGCTAACCTGTTGGTAATCCTTTTGAGCCAGAAAAGTGGAATGGGCTTGTTCGCTTTTTGAGCAGCTTAGAGACCTCATAGATCCAGCTTCAGCTCGTTTTAGCGTCAATCAGTTGATCCCTTTATAAATCCGACTTTGATTGTTTCCTAAGGGACTTTGGCAGTTGTGCACAAAACTAAGAGTATCTTTGCGATGTTGTGCTGGTGAATATATACGCACCTATTGCATACCGCATATATTGGATTAAACAAATGTCGGACGATGTACAGTTCAgtgaacaggaagtgacatTTTACCACAGCCTACTCATTACATGGGACATATTTTGCATACTTAaattgattttctttctcaGCTTTTGAAGTCtagttttttttcaatgatttctTTAAAAGCCAATTATCCACAGAGCAGGATTTGTTATTAACATTGATATTATGAACAACACTGATATTGTGATTTATGTACCATGTGTTCGAAGGCATTTTTTGCTGATTATTTTAGACGTGTCGTCTTTTGTCATTCCAAATTGGTGCTGTGGTCAAAGTCACAATCATTCTTATCTTgaagaaatgcaaaataaacTCTCTCTTCTCATGCTTTTTCCCTTCTTTTCAATAGTTTAATGGACAGAGAAGTGACTTTAATGGGAGAGATGGACAAAGTGAAAGCTGAGGCCAGTAAGTACTGCGTTTTCCAGTATGTATGTATACTGAATGCTGCTTGTCACTTACAAAACAAGGGCTGCTAGTATTCTTCCATAATATGCTCACCTGACTCAAAGGCCTGGAGAATCTGACCTAAATCACTTCCAGAGGGAGTAAGAGAGATTGTTGTGGAACAGCAAGCCCCAGTTTCCTCAAAACTGCAGTGATGCCCTCAGGGTCCTGATATACCTGGGGgcatacagtgtgtgtgtgcttgtctgtgtgtgtgtgtccacatgcTTGTGTGCACATGTATGCAACATGACAGAGCAAAGACTGCATATTAGCACAGGTTTATTCCGCCCTCTCAGTGAGGAGTGTTGCGTGTTCCGGGCCTGGAAAAAGTGAGCCGTGTCAGGTGTTGAGGTAGACTCAATGCTGTCTTTGTGCAAGGTGTGTGGTGAATtgagaggaaaccaaagtaacTCTAGTGCTTCTTTGACAATACAAAAGCAGAGTTTCTTCAAAATGTGCCTTCCATTTATCTCTTTTGCATCACAACGTGTGTTTACTAATGTGCTAAAAGTTTGTTCTCCTGAAGAAACTCTTGTCAGTTGTGTAATTGACCCAAAGAACATGTTACCGGTAGAATCCAGAGTATGATATTTTTTATGACTTTTTATTATGCATTGGTCTGTAAAATGTCCGAATAAGTTGAGCACGGTGTCGTGCCAGGGTACTGATCCCAGATAGAAAGTGCATCTCCTGCATGCGGTAGCACTCGCTCTTTAAGTGGAGTTGGATCCACATTTCTACGCTTTTAATTTCACCCACGTAAACGGAAAAAAATTTGCTTGTGAAGATCTTTTAGTTGTTCGAGCAGTGAGGTTTTGCAAAGTCACTCGTAGCTCTTAGCTAATTACATTGGCACGACACCGGAACTCCCAATTGGCAGTCATGGTGACTCCAAGTAACGGAAGAATTCCAGCCAGGCACAAAAGGGTTTGAATCCATTCAGATCTGTTCGGGGGAACCTTTTTCTAGGAAATGCACTTAAACGCTAAACAGACTTTAAATcctctggccttttttttttttttcctgtttcttttttgGATGAATCGGTCATTTTCTATCGAGAGGAAGGTGTCTTTTGTAAATATTCTCCCCTTTGGTTTCTTCTCAGTTTAGCTTCAACAGGCGTCTTAATTTCTTGCACATACTCTGTCAGAATATTCTCTCTGAAATCCAGTTGATTGATTTTCAGTTCCATAATGTATGCTGATAACTGTGCTGCTGTGTTTCAGTGGTGAATTTGGACGCCCGGCACAAGAAAGCCGAAGAGCTCAGACGTCTGACAGACCGGTCTGCGTCCATGTCAGAGGAACAGCTGTCTGAGCTCCGTGCAGACATCAAGGTACCTGCCGTCCTCTGTTTGGCCGTGTGGGATTCAGTACTTTCTTAAAACTACCgtaaagaaaaagtttaaatggttaaaaaaaaaaaacacaatagcaagttgtctgttctgaggtgaaataaaaacagcagcTGAAAGAGTAAGACAAATTGAAAGATGCGcacctgtgttttgtttttgtttttttgtaagaattagatttttttttaattcatgtttgtttgctttgtttcgtttttttttagcactttGTGAGTGAACGTAAATACGATGAGGACCTCGGGAAAGCTGTAAGATTCACGTTTGATCTTGAACCTCTGAAGACGAGCATCTCTGGGTTTGGATCAGGTATCGCACCCTCTTCATCTCCCCTTTCCTTTTGCTACTTTTTCAAGTGAAACACTATGAACCCTTCCCTAAATCTTCCCTGTATAATGCTAAATACTTTGTGAATCCATCTCAAAATATAACGCCAGCACAATAGTAATGACTGATGAGAAGTGACCCGAGATGGTCGGAAAACAGTGGTATAAAAATCTTTGTTCATGTAAATCATTTTATGCAGTTGCAACAGAACTTCCCAGTGTTGTTTGATTATGTCTGTAATGGTTTATTTTCCAGTTCACTTCACAATCCATTGTGGCAAAACAGAAAACCCTTGTCTGAAGCATCTATAAATGGATGCTGCTGATCATAAGACAGATTATGAGAGATATTTTGATGCAAACACACTAAACGGTGTCAGTTTTGAGGCATGTCAAAATACTGAGGAACTGagatcaaaatgttattaaaaaCATAGTTGCTCAGTTTGACTTTGCTGCGCACTTCCTGGTGCCGACCAAGTAAGGGTGATGATAACAGTATGTATGAAAACCTCCAAACTTCAAGGTACCAAATCTAGAAGGTTAAAATAAACCATTTTGTGTCCCTCTGTTTCCTTTAGTGTACCACCCGCGTACAGGCTACTCAAATCGGTCCCGTTGTAGCTCCACATCATCCTCTGTCGCCAGCCCGGCCCTGCTTGAGACGCCTCCTCCCACCCAGACCCAAAGTGCCCCCAGTGAAACCCGCCCACCCCCAGCCAAACAGGTCAGCTGGAAAAGCAGTTGTTTGTCAGACGTTTTGATCCTGAAGCAGCCTCGAAGGTGAGAGGTGTCGATTTACTTCAGTGACCCGCTTTTAATTCTCCCCGCAGATTTTCCAAGGAAACAGGCGCACTTTCCAAGGACAAGGTTATCACTCGGGTGGTCAGCGCTATAACGGCAGTTCCTACCATGACAGGAGCGCTGGCCGTGGAAACCACCGCAATCAGAGTGATGGCGGCTCCTCTGGCCCGACGTCACACCACTCAAACAGCTACAGAGGCCCCTCCCATTCCTCCACATCCTCCCACAACCAAGACCGACCCGCTCACAACGGGCTGCCCCAAAGGCTTCCGCGAACACACTGCCCTTGACATTGGAAATCCTCTGCTCAGTCGAACCCATCCACTAACCCCTGCACTCCCCTCCTCTGCCCATACCCTCCCCACCCCCCTGCTAACTCCTTACAATGAAGAATAGAATACAAGTTTACATATTTCATTCAGTTGAGCTGTAGTGCCGCCTCTCTACATCAATCCATTTATCCTTCAAATTTGAAAAGCTTCCACTGTCCTGTAATCGCTCTTCCTTTTCCCAATTTCTCTCCTCCCGGTTAAAGAAACCGTTTCTATCTTTAGGCCCCCTTTGAGAGATTTCACTGCTATGCTATTATCGGTCTGCAATTAGTTTTTGCAGTTAAGCAGTCTGCCAGAGACTGACACGATTGCCTGCAACAGTCTGTGCACCATTGAAGTTGAACTCTTAGTACATTTTCCTGATTTTGCTGTGGCACTGTCAGCTCTCTGATTTGAAGCTCAGATCTAGCTTTTGTCATCTCCCAGAACCATTTCAATGCCTTCACTGAGGTGAGCGTGCATAAGTAGATCCAGCATTGACAAGGATTCCTGTGATCAGAAGAGTAGACGCGCAATCAACACTACAGACTGTCCTTAATCTTGGCATGGTCGAAATGAGACATATCAAACTGTAAATCAGAGCTTTTTGTATGGCTGCTACAAACTGTAGGGAACTTTTTTTGAATGTTGGGACGTGGATATGTTAGGACACAAAGGTTTCCTCTTTTAGGAGTAGTTTAACATTTGTAAATACGCTCACTCCCTTCTTTTTGCCGAGTTAAATGAGTagatcaacattttttttcGATCAACACCTTGCTCTTGTCTTGTTCACCAAAAGTGAAGTTAGACCCACCTGGGTAGCTTTGGTCATAGCACAGAGAGAAAACTGGGGGGGAAGAAACGGCTTTGTTAGCTCTCCAAGCACAACAAAGCCGTTCATTTAGTTTCCACCTTTAACGCTAAACTTGCGTCAACAGTGTGTAGCTTCATATTTACCAAAGACACAGAGACCATGTCCTCGAACTCTGTAAGGAGGCGAGTGAGCTCATTTCTCCAAATGTCAAACTTCTTCTTGATTTTTGCCTGAATTAGTGAAACATCCCCCAACCACTGGCCAACGGGGTCATTGTGTGTGCTGTCGTCATTGGCTTGCTGTCAGTTGTTTTCTAACTAAGAGAGGGCTCATTACCTTTTGTAAAATAATGTTAAAATTCAACAAAGGAGGCTCCTTTGATGTCCCCATGCTGTTTCATAATTCTGAATATCTATTCAGCTGGATTTTCTTCCACGCGCGGTTTGTTCCTTTTCTCGTTATATGCACACGAATGGCATATTAATGTCGTCCTTGCCTTTAGTCACACACTTCACATTTGCCTTTCTACAAACATGGATGTCTGCATCACGGCTGCTTTGCAAACGGATGGTAGTCGCGAGCAGATGTGGGATTTGTAAGTGTATGAGAAAAAGCTCCaccttccactttttttttttttttttttatacacccaCAGTGTATCCATCAGTAGAAGTTAATTTGATCAAGCTGACGAATGCATTGGTTAGTTGCTAATTTCACATATTTATATGGCTGCCAAGTAGTTGCTTCGAGGCTGTGGTTGAGGTTCCGTTTTTTCTTAGTGTACAGTTTGTGAACAAAATGCTGGTGAATACCTCATGGCTGATCCTCTGACACGGCCCgtttctgtctctttccttGCTGTGGGCTTTTAATAAGGGACAGGGACCCCTGGTGATTCCCCATCTTTTATCATCTTGTAGTTATGTACATAGACTGAGCTGCAAAGCTGTAGTGAGAAACCGGTTGTTACATTTATTGCTGCATAATGTGACTTCATAATGCATCGTCTTCCTTTGAGCAGACTTTCGAAGGAAAAATTCATTTCAAAGGCGTTTTCCTTCCACAGCTCTTCTTTGTTTTCGACACGGCTTTCTGATcatgagtttgtttgtttgtttgtcttgagatttaaaaaaaaa
This window contains:
- the spats2 gene encoding spermatogenesis-associated serine-rich protein 2 translates to MAKKNSQRDTSGVVFDTRSKMVMSQGGTAERMKEKISAVRAVVPNKSNNEIVLVLQHFENSVDKAVQAFLEGSAIEILKEWNVTGKKKPKKKKKPKPQPEASAEPAQPETTVPEEGKDEINGFHANGSVMDGESLDSLSEQLDSASLDAAELDSEPATSETPGAEAESRGSAPSPASQQGRRSHQGPRGNKSRHRPGSNSHPSTSSLAPATDEQGSSGAKKMATNIDRSVKDLQRCTASLTRYRMVVKEEMDSSIKLMKRTFAELQSCLMDREVTLMGEMDKVKAEAMVNLDARHKKAEELRRLTDRSASMSEEQLSELRADIKHFVSERKYDEDLGKAVRFTFDLEPLKTSISGFGSVYHPRTGYSNRSRCSSTSSSVASPALLETPPPTQTQSAPSETRPPPAKQIFQGNRRTFQGQGYHSGGQRYNGSSYHDRSAGRGNHRNQSDGGSSGPTSHHSNSYRGPSHSSTSSHNQDRPAHNGLPQRLPRTHCP